The following nucleotide sequence is from Zea mays cultivar B73 chromosome 1, Zm-B73-REFERENCE-NAM-5.0, whole genome shotgun sequence.
ATCtataaaaataaatttaatattagACTAAACATATAGTCTGCATACTAGATATTAAACTGATGAGAACAAATATTACACATTATCTTAGCCAAAAGCCAAGAAAGATATGAGTTTAATAACTCAACCCCTTTTTTTATAGGCTGCTCAATCGCTTATTCTTCTTCATCTAGCGAGGGTGGTATTATATGGGAGTGTTGTGCTGTGTGTAGGGGTGACAATgggctctagattttacactataagatttaatATCGAATCAGATTATGATCGGTCTCTATTTATATTtctttttaaactaaaatttatttaggacCAAACATTTTGTGAATAACCATTTGGAACATGATTCATTACCAACTCTAGCTGCATTTGACTTTCTGTCGTGTTAGGCTTGAGTGGTTTCTTAAAGCCTATTTTAGGCGTGAAGCAGGGAAGAGGAACATGTCTCATTTGTTAGGCATGAATCGGAGAAAAATGAACCTATATGTCTTACATGTGACGTATATTTGTTAGGCAAGAATCGGAGAAAAATGAACCTATATGTCTTACATGTGACGTATGATActagtgctttaatatagtagatggagaaaagataaaagaaacaTGAAAATGTGAACCAAACGTCAATAGAGGCTGAAATCCAGCTGGCCGGCTCGGCCCAATGACCCAGCAGCCCGTTTGAGACGGGAACTGCAAATTCCCCTAAAACCCCCCTCAGCAAAAACCCTGCCATTTCCCGTGCTGCCCCCCTCGCcgcccgccgccgtcgccgcctccTATGCCCTTCCGCCCCTCCCTACCTTGCCGCTGTCCCTTTGACCGCAAGCTCACGTCCTTCCTGTCGGCGGTCGCCTCCCTCGCCGACTCCCGCTCCCGCTCGCCCTTCCCCCCTGCCGGCGCTGTGCCTGCAACTCTCACTCCCACTGCCTACAACGCCCTTATGTCCGCCTACTCCCGCGCCGGCCGCCACGACGAGGTTCTTCGTCTCTTCTTCTCCCTTCCTTTCGCGCCTACTGCGCCACTCTTCACCACCCTGATTTCCTCTCTCGCCGCCTCCGGCAGCAAAAGCGCCGCATTGGACGCCTTCTCCCTCCTTGCTTCCGGCATCGGACCCACCACCTCCGCCTTCACCGCGCTGCTTAAGTCCATCGACGCTGCCTCTTCCGAGTCGGTGTATCGTGCCTTCTTCGCAACCATGGCCGCTATGGAGTGCGCCCCTGACGCTGCCACGTACAACTGCCTCATTTGGATACTCTGCGATTCCCAGCGGCTGGACGAGGCATGGGGCGTCCTTGACAGCATGCTAGAGGTAGGCGTGTGCCCCACCGTCCGCTCCTACACCGCGATCCTGCACGGGTACTGTAAGCAGGGCAGGGTCCTCGAGGCGGAGAGGTTACTTGATACCATGATTCAAGTCGGATGCGCACCGGATGTCATCTCATACAGCGTGCTCATCCAGGGGCTTTGTCGTGTAGGGGAATTTGGCAAGGTGGAAAGAATTTTAGGGGAGAGTGAGGCGAAGGGGTGGACGCCGAATGCTGTCACCTACAATATTTACATGTCTGCCCTGTGCAGAATGGGTTTCTTGGATGAGGCATTCCGGCAAGTAGATGTTATGCATAGCAGAGGAGTGTACATGACCATTGAGACAGTGAATATTCTATTCGATTGCTTGTGCCGTGGCTCGATGTTTTCAGAAGCATTGACATTGCTGGAATGCAGTGAAGAACTCAACTGGGATGTTGATGTGTTCTGCTATAACACTATGATGAGTAGGCTCTGCGACACTGGTGATATTGCTAGAGTCCTGAAGCTGTTAGTTGATCTTGTAAAGAAGGGAATTGGG
It contains:
- the LOC103632776 gene encoding pentatricopeptide repeat-containing protein At1g63400; the encoded protein is MPFRPSLPCRCPFDRKLTSFLSAVASLADSRSRSPFPPAGAVPATLTPTAYNALMSAYSRAGRHDEVLRLFFSLPFAPTAPLFTTLISSLAASGSKSAALDAFSLLASGIGPTTSAFTALLKSIDAASSESVYRAFFATMAAMECAPDAATYNCLIWILCDSQRLDEAWGVLDSMLEVGVCPTVRSYTAILHGYCKQGRVLEAERLLDTMIQVGCAPDVISYSVLIQGLCRVGEFGKVERILGESEAKGWTPNAVTYNIYMSALCRMGFLDEAFRQVDVMHSRGVYMTIETVNILFDCLCRGSMFSEALTLLECSEELNWDVDVFCYNTMMSRLCDTGDIARVLKLLVDLVKKGIGPDMFSFTIAIRSLCRAGKFKVAKCLLDNKGIEYDVVAFNTLIHGLCMAGELHEMLQTYMDMTSRNVFPNNFTIGMVIDSFCKNREFGAAIKVFLEYSEGCLVPDHFFRLNTWLVKAKGWEYLLTLLRTMRSKGLVLDVCLFNSLVRMFCCEGYCNRETFCEVSLILDSMLECLSSTQHKSASGVTV